The Andreesenia angusta genome contains the following window.
GAGTAGTTTCCAGGGTAGTCGTTTATCTTCCCGTCTTCAAAGGCAAAAATCCTAGACACCACCCTGTCTAAAAAGTACCTGTCGTGCGAAACCGTTATTACAACGCCTTCGAATTCGTCTAGATAGTCCTCTAGTATGCTCAATGTGTCTATGTCTAGATCGTTTGTAGGCTCGTCTAAGAACAGTACGTTCGGGCCTTCAAGCAGCACTCTGAGCAGGTAGAGCCTTCTCTTCTCCCCTCCCGAGAGCTTGGAGATAAAAGTCCCCTGGACATGAGGCGGAAACAGGAAAGTCTCGAGCATCTGGGAGGCGCTCAGCCTGTAGCCTTCCTTGTTCTTGGCGTACTCCGCCCCCTCCTTTATATACTCTATTATCCTCTGGCTCTCGACCATATGGTATGTCTCCTGTGAAAACACCCCTATGTTGACAGTCTCGCCTATCTCGAGTCTTCCGCCGTCTATCTTCTCGCTTCCGCTTAAAAGTTTTATAAGTGTGGACTTTCCGGCTCCGTTTTTTCCCACGATACCTATCCTGTCGCCCTTTACAGCTGTATAGGTGAAGCCGTCTATGAGCTTCTCTCCACCCATCGACTTTTCCACAGCCTCGGCCTCTATTATCTTGTTTCCAAGCCTTGTGCTGTTTACCGATATATCCATCTCGCCTTTCACAGTTTTGCCCTGCATTTCATCGTCTAGCGACTCATACCTCTGTATCCTGGCCTTCTGCTTGGTAGTTCTAGCCTTTGCGCCTTTTCTCATCCACTCCAGCTCTTTCTTAAGCAACGACTTCTTCTTCTTGTAGGTGGAGGCCTCTATCTCTTCACGCTCCAGCTTGGCCTCCAGAAAATAGCTGTAGTTTCCGCTGTACTCGTAGAGCTTGCCTCCGTCCAGCTCCACTATCCTGTTGGCCACCTTGTCCAGGAAATACCTATCATGCGTTATCATAACTATGGCCCCATCCCTGTCGTTCAAGTAGTTCTCAAGCCAAGATATGGTCTCGCTGTCTAGATGGTTAGTGGGCTCGTCTAGTATAAGCAGGTCCGACGGGTTTGTAAGAGCTGAGGCGAGAGCCACCCTCTTCTTCTGGCCGCCTGAAAGGGTTTTTATCTCTCTTTCAAAGTCCTCTATCCCGAGTCTGTTCAATACAGCTTTGGCTTCGCTCTCTAAGCTCCAACATCTGTACTCCTCCATCTTTCCAAGCAGCTCCGTCATCTCCTCTGGATCCGTATTTTCATCTTTCACCGCATGTATATAGGCTTTTAGAGTCTGCATCTGTGGAGAGCTCCCCCTGAAGACTTCTTCTATTATCTTTCCGTCAGGGTCCAGCTCAGTATTCTGCGACAGATACTCTATCCTTATCCCGTTCTTCTTGATTACCTTGCCCTCGTTAGGCTCCTCAACACCTGCTATTACTTTGAGCAGCGTCGACTTCCCCGTTCCGTTTATCCCTATAATTCCTATCTTGTCGCCTTCATTTATCCCCAGGCTTACGTCGTCTAAAAGCCTTTTCTCCACATAGCTCTTCTCTATATTCTCTAAACTCACAAGGTTCATACTTTGTCCTCTCTTTCAATATCTTCTTCAGTACAATTATAGCTTATATCCAATCATATTGCGATATCGCTGGCTATTGCAAGACTAAACTATTTTAAACTCACTATAAGCCTATAAATGCTATATGGCCTCTCTTAATTGTGTTATAATGGTTCTGATAACGTGAATGGAGGTAATTTTTTTGATAAATGTAAACAATGTAAGTCTTCAGTTCAGCGATAAAAAGCTGTTTGACGAAGTAAACTTGAAATTCAACCCTGGCAACTGCTACGGAATAATCGGTGCCAACGGAGCCGGAAAATCCACTTTCCTCAGAATACTCTCTGGAGAGCTCGACCCTACTACAGGAGAGGTAAGTGTAGCCAAGAATTGCAGGATGTCGGTCTTGAAACAGGACCACTATAGATATGACGAAAATGAGGTGCTCGAGACTGTAATAATGGGAAATGAGCGTCTATACCAGATAATGAAGGAAAAAGACGAGCTCTATGCAAAGCCTGACTTCTCGGACGAAGACGGCATAAAGGCATCTGAGCTTGAGTGCGAGTTTGCAGAGCTAGATGGATGGGAAGCCGAATCGGAAGCTTCATCTCTTCTTCAAGGTCTTGGAATCGGCACAGAGGACCATTACAAGAAAGTAGCCGATCTAAGTGGAGCTGAAAAAGTCAAAGTGCTAATTGCCCAAGCTCTTTTCGGAAAGCCTGGCATACTAATCCTGGACGAGCCTACTAACCACCTGGACATAAAGTCTATAAACTGGCTTGAGGAATTCCTTATAAACTTCGAGGGAACTGTAATAGTCGTATCGCACGACAGACACTTCCTAAACCAGGTCTGCACTCATATAGCTGATATAGACTTTGGAAAGATAAAGCTGTTTGTAGGAAACTACGACTTCTGGTACGAGTCGAGCCAGCTGGCGCTTCAGATGATGAAAGACCAAAATAAGAAAAAGGAAGAAAAGGTAAAGCAACTTCAGGAGTTCATAGCTAGATTCAGCGCCAATGCCTCTAAGTCCAAGCAGGCCACTTCGCGTAAGAAACTGCTAGACAAGATAACGCTAGACGACCTACAGCCTTCAACTAGAAGATATCCTTTCGTGGGCTTCAATATCGAAAGAGAAGTCGGAAAAGAGATACTGAGCGTAGAGAAGCTCTGCAAGACTATAGACGGGGTCAAAGTGCTTGACGACCTTAGCTTCACAGTGAACAAAGACGACAAGATAGCGCTTGTCTCGGAAAACGAGCTTGCCAACACTACTCTTTTAAAGATACTTTCCGGGGAGCTTGAGCCTGACAGCGGATCTTTCAAATGGGGTGTGACTATAACTACTTCTTACTTCCCTAAAGACAACTCAGCTTTCTTTGAAGGAAGCAAGCTCAACCTCATAGACTGGCTAAGACAGTACTCTGAAGAGAAGTCTGAAAGCTACCTAAGAGGATTTTTGGGAAGAATGCTCTTCTCGGGTGAAGAGGCACTTAAAAACGTAAGCGTGCTGTCTGGAGGAGAGAAAGTGAGATGTATGCTGTCTAAGATGATGCTTTCCAACTCCAATGTGCTTATGCTGGACCAGCCTACAAACCACTTGGACCTTGAGTCTATAACTGCTGTAAACAACGGGCTTAGAGACTACAAGAGCGTGCTGCTATTTACATCTCATGACCACCAGTTTATACAGACTATAGCTAATAGGATAATCGACATACGCCCTGACTCTGTGCTTGACAAGATGATGGAGTACGATGAGTTTATAGAGAAATATAAATAGAAAAATTTAATTAAATCGCCTCCGCAAGTGGTATAAAGACTACAGGAGGCGATTTTTATGTTTATCAAGAGATTTAACTATCAGCCTGGATGTGAGTGTTCTAATTTTGAGAATTCTGTATTCTACGAAGATTCTTTCAAAGGACTCGAAAAATACAAAGTGAATATACTGTACTACACCGATCCAATGTGCTGCGCCTGCTGGGCCATGGAACCGGTGCTCAGAAAATTAACAGAGGAGTACGGGAATCATTTCAACCTCGTGCTCAAGATGGGCGGGCTCTTAGAGGACTGGAACTGTGTTTCGGATTCAGATTTTTCAAAGCCTGAAGATCTGGAATCCCATTGGAAAGAGGTGGGGGATATGTACGGGATGCCTATAAGCGGTGCTGTATGGAGAAACGATCCACTTCACTCCTCTTACCCGCCGTCTCTGGCCTATATAGCCGCAAAAAAGCAAGGCGAAACACTGGCTCGCGTCTTCTTTAGGAAGTTGAGAGAATCTCTCTTCATATACGACGTAAACATATCCCTAGAGGAGAATTTGCTGGAAATAGCTTCGCTCTCGGGACTGGACGAATCCAGGTTTCTTTCAGATTTCAGAAACCCCAGGACGAAAGAGTCTCTGCACTCAGAGATCGCCGAGTCAAGGGCCTTGGGAATAAATACCTTCCCCACGCTTGTATTCATAGGTGACGATGACCGGAGCCACTCTATAAGTGGAGTGCGCCCCTATGAAACATATGTATTCCTGCTCAAGGAGATTATGGGATATCTGCCTGAAAAGAGGCGGCTCAACTACTCTCTCTCTGAGCTGTTTGAAAAGTACGACCTTCTCTCTCTCAGGGAGATCTCGTGTCTTACAGATCTGCCTATGCAGAGCGTGACTTCTGAGCTGGGCGACCTAGTCGTCAGGAAGGCTATAGAGCCTGTAAAGGTCCACTCTTCTTTTTACTGGAAAAAAGCCTCCTCTTAAAGAGGAGGTTTTTCTCTACCAGTCTTTCAGATCCGCTATCTTCTTCTTGTTTCTGAGCTTCCAAAGTGCCTTGGCCTCTATCTGCCTTATGCGCTCTCTAGTCAGGCCGTACTTCTGTCCTATCTCCTCAAGCGTCCTTTCATTCCCGTCTTCTATGCCGTATCTGAGTTTAAGTATATCTGCCTCCCTCTCCGACAGAGCCCTCAGTCCGAGCATTATATTCTCTCTGAGCAGGTTTATGGCTATCTCGTCAAACACTATGTCCTCAGAGTCGTCGCTCGATATTATATCCGAAAGCGATATGCTGTCCTCTTCCCCGATCTCTATGTCCAGAGAAGTCAGCCTTCCCCCGAATAGTTTCTCGTAGTCCTTTATCTCATTGTACCTGTCTCTGTCTATGTCCAGCTTCTCTTCTATCAAGTTCGCCTTCTCTTCTTCACCTATGTCCTCGTCAAGATCTTCCTCGAACTTTCTAAGCTTCAGCATCTGTTCCACCATGTATACAGGGATTCTTATTGAGTTGTTCTTGTTTGAGATCTCCCTCGTCATGCTCTGTTTTATCCAGTATAGCGCATAGGTAGAAAAGCTGTTGTTCTTAGATATGTCGAACTTCTCTATAGCCCTCATAAGCCCTATATATCCCATCTGGATCAAGTCGTCCTCGCTAAGGCAAGAGCCCTCTATTACCCTTGCATACTTTCTAGCCTGCTTTTTTAGCAGACTGTAGTTGACTATTATTATTATCTCCAGTATGTCCTTGTCCCCTGTCCGCTTATACTCTCTGATCAAATCTATATTATCCTTGAAAGTATAGTTTTCATAGTCTGCCTCTCTCATTCTGTTTATATAAGCATCTGAGCTCATTCCTATCACCTGCCTTCTAGTATATATACCCTTTATTTTTATTTTTCCCAAAAAATAAATAAATCGCAGAATATCTGCGACTATTTATTCATATACACTATTTCTCTGCCGGATATATTGGATTCTATCCAGGACTCCATCCTAGAACCCTTCATGATTTTTCCGGAAAGTTCTCTGTCATTGGTGTAGTAGAGCAGCTTGTCTTCGTATATATAGGCAACGTACATATCTCCGGTTTCATTTAGCTGCATTATGCCTGCGAGCTTTCCCTTTAAGTTAGATATGTTTCCCTCTATGGAGTGAAGACTGTTGCTGTTGTCTAAATCGACTCTCTTGGCATTCGGTATGCTCTTCACAAAATACGAATAACCTTCAGCACCTAAGAGATACCTCATGTTCCTGACTATGTCTCTGTCTCTTAAAATTGTACTGTAAGGATTTTTCCCTAAATAGCCCTTTAAGTTGGGGTACGCTATGACTTCTTCGGAGTCGGCAGCTTCTGATCCAGTCTGCTCTTTTTCCTCAAGCTTCTCGCTTTCCCCACTATCTTGATCCTTCGTGCCCTCTGCGTCCTTTTCGGTTGAAATCGCCGCACTTAAACTCTGTCCAGCTTTCTTCAGATCTTCTAGGTACTGCCCGAAGTCAAAGAAACCTCTAGAGGAAAACCTATAGCTAAACAGAAAAGACCCTACAAACACTACTGCCACCAGAATCGCCAGTGAAATGCCTGCTTTTCTATATCTCATAATTATCTCTCTTTCTAGATATCTTCTGAATCTCAACTATA
Protein-coding sequences here:
- a CDS encoding ABC-F family ATP-binding cassette domain-containing protein, whose amino-acid sequence is MINVNNVSLQFSDKKLFDEVNLKFNPGNCYGIIGANGAGKSTFLRILSGELDPTTGEVSVAKNCRMSVLKQDHYRYDENEVLETVIMGNERLYQIMKEKDELYAKPDFSDEDGIKASELECEFAELDGWEAESEASSLLQGLGIGTEDHYKKVADLSGAEKVKVLIAQALFGKPGILILDEPTNHLDIKSINWLEEFLINFEGTVIVVSHDRHFLNQVCTHIADIDFGKIKLFVGNYDFWYESSQLALQMMKDQNKKKEEKVKQLQEFIARFSANASKSKQATSRKKLLDKITLDDLQPSTRRYPFVGFNIEREVGKEILSVEKLCKTIDGVKVLDDLSFTVNKDDKIALVSENELANTTLLKILSGELEPDSGSFKWGVTITTSYFPKDNSAFFEGSKLNLIDWLRQYSEEKSESYLRGFLGRMLFSGEEALKNVSVLSGGEKVRCMLSKMMLSNSNVLMLDQPTNHLDLESITAVNNGLRDYKSVLLFTSHDHQFIQTIANRIIDIRPDSVLDKMMEYDEFIEKYK
- a CDS encoding ABC-F family ATP-binding cassette domain-containing protein — its product is MNLVSLENIEKSYVEKRLLDDVSLGINEGDKIGIIGINGTGKSTLLKVIAGVEEPNEGKVIKKNGIRIEYLSQNTELDPDGKIIEEVFRGSSPQMQTLKAYIHAVKDENTDPEEMTELLGKMEEYRCWSLESEAKAVLNRLGIEDFEREIKTLSGGQKKRVALASALTNPSDLLILDEPTNHLDSETISWLENYLNDRDGAIVMITHDRYFLDKVANRIVELDGGKLYEYSGNYSYFLEAKLEREEIEASTYKKKKSLLKKELEWMRKGAKARTTKQKARIQRYESLDDEMQGKTVKGEMDISVNSTRLGNKIIEAEAVEKSMGGEKLIDGFTYTAVKGDRIGIVGKNGAGKSTLIKLLSGSEKIDGGRLEIGETVNIGVFSQETYHMVESQRIIEYIKEGAEYAKNKEGYRLSASQMLETFLFPPHVQGTFISKLSGGEKRRLYLLRVLLEGPNVLFLDEPTNDLDIDTLSILEDYLDEFEGVVITVSHDRYFLDRVVSRIFAFEDGKINDYPGNYSDYRSRVESRGDTEEVQVSRKDTQKESQKQENRDRKLKFSYNEKREYETIDEDIAKLEISIESVELEMADVASEYTKLQELMEKKAELESELEHKMERWIYLSEMAEAIEKEK
- a CDS encoding DsbA family protein, with product MFIKRFNYQPGCECSNFENSVFYEDSFKGLEKYKVNILYYTDPMCCACWAMEPVLRKLTEEYGNHFNLVLKMGGLLEDWNCVSDSDFSKPEDLESHWKEVGDMYGMPISGAVWRNDPLHSSYPPSLAYIAAKKQGETLARVFFRKLRESLFIYDVNISLEENLLEIASLSGLDESRFLSDFRNPRTKESLHSEIAESRALGINTFPTLVFIGDDDRSHSISGVRPYETYVFLLKEIMGYLPEKRRLNYSLSELFEKYDLLSLREISCLTDLPMQSVTSELGDLVVRKAIEPVKVHSSFYWKKASS
- a CDS encoding sigma-70 family RNA polymerase sigma factor, encoding MGKIKIKGIYTRRQVIGMSSDAYINRMREADYENYTFKDNIDLIREYKRTGDKDILEIIIIVNYSLLKKQARKYARVIEGSCLSEDDLIQMGYIGLMRAIEKFDISKNNSFSTYALYWIKQSMTREISNKNNSIRIPVYMVEQMLKLRKFEEDLDEDIGEEEKANLIEEKLDIDRDRYNEIKDYEKLFGGRLTSLDIEIGEEDSISLSDIISSDDSEDIVFDEIAINLLRENIMLGLRALSEREADILKLRYGIEDGNERTLEEIGQKYGLTRERIRQIEAKALWKLRNKKKIADLKDW